The Candidatus Micrarchaeia archaeon genomic sequence GTATTCAAACGAAATAAATAAACTCATCCCAGAATTAAGAAAGAATCAAAATATTGAAAAATTAGGAATTCATTTTCATAGAAAAACACAAAACATTAGTGAATGGAATTTAAAGCAGGAATTAGAAGATATTTTAGATAAAAAAACATTAGAAAATATGGATTATATAAATATTGGGGGAGGACTGCCTTCAATATATAAAAATTTTAGTTCAGACACAATTGAAAATATTTTTGAAAGAATAAAAGAAATAAAAGACTGGTTAAATAAAAATAATATTCAAATGATTATTGAACCAGGAAGATTTATTGCTGCTCCTTGTATTGAATTAGAAACAACAATAAAAAATATTTATGATAATAATATTATTGTAAATGCATCTGTATATAACAGCGCAATGGATACTTTTATCTCACATATAAGATTACTAGTTAAAAATGAGTTAAATCCAAAAGACAAAGGCGCCGAAGCATATACAATAAAGGGATGCACCCCAGATTCATTAGATATTTTTAGATATAGAGTTTATTTAAAAGAACCAAAAATAGGGGATAAAATTATATTCTTAAACGCTGGCGCATATAATTTTTCTACAGACTTTTGTAATTTGCCAAAATTTAAAACAGAAATTATAAACTAAATAAAAACTTAAAATAATCTGTATTTACTTCATTAAAATTTTGCTTTTCATCTTTTAAAATGTTTTTAATCTGATTTCTTCCTAGTTTATTGTACAACCATTTCCAAGAATCTCTATCTACAAACTGAATCATTCTTTTAACGACTACAAAAGTTGATATTTTATTAGTTCCATAATCCCAAAAATATGTCATATATTTTTTAGGGACAAGTATATCTTTATTATATTCTGGATTTTTAGAAAAATTCATTATTCTTCTTTGTTTTCCTCTTATTTTCATAACACCACTTTTAAACAATTTTTTTTCCTTTAACCCAACCTAAAATAAATTTTTGAATTTCTTCTTGTTCTTTCTTAGAGTATTTTTTAGATAAATTAAAATCTTTAAATCTAATTAAATATTTTAAAGTTTCATCAAATGGAATTCCAAATTTCTTCTTAAACAATTCTTCTATATTATTAATTTTATAATTATGTTTCTTTAATAAATAATAAATATCAAATAAATCTTTGTGTTCTGCTCTTCTTGTAATAACATATAATTTATTTAATAATAAATCCTCATCACTGGCAAGAATAATTGATTTTATTTTTTGTTTTTTCATTAGATTTTTAAAATAAAATTTAACCAATGAAATTTTTACATTATCAATAACAAAATCTATATTATCTGAAGTTTTATCTATATGTATTGTC encodes the following:
- a CDS encoding decarboxylase gives rise to the protein MSEAHFILHKSKVFEQYNLIKEYADLVSYSFKTNQEVGKILEETDCFFSVHSFESLEKIKNKKRVWFFPQAWDTQEIEKLNSIGVTSFVIDNKKDLEILIEYLEKNNIKINLLLRMRLKEHSIQTGKYFVFGMYSNEINKLIPELRKNQNIEKLGIHFHRKTQNISEWNLKQELEDILDKKTLENMDYINIGGGLPSIYKNFSSDTIENIFERIKEIKDWLNKNNIQMIIEPGRFIAAPCIELETTIKNIYDNNIIVNASVYNSAMDTFISHIRLLVKNELNPKDKGAEAYTIKGCTPDSLDIFRYRVYLKEPKIGDKIIFLNAGAYNFSTDFCNLPKFKTEIIN
- a CDS encoding nucleotidyl transferase AbiEii/AbiGii toxin family protein, which codes for MEKTKLFKLAEEVSKILPNQFYLAGGTSIMFKYNHRKSVDLDFFNEDFSFDYYVRKFKNYFKNRIKTIHIDKTSDNIDFVIDNVKISLVKFYFKNLMKKQKIKSIILASDEDLLLNKLYVITRRAEHKDLFDIYYLLKKHNYKINNIEELFKKKFGIPFDETLKYLIRFKDFNLSKKYSKKEQEEIQKFILGWVKGKKIV